The window AGGACCTTCACCGCGACGGTGCGGTCCAGGCGGGTATCGCGGGCGCGATACACCTCGCCCATTCCGCCCGCGCCCAGCGGCTCGACGATTTCGTATGGACCGAGCTTAGTGCCGGAAGAGAGCCCCATGCGTGTCGCGCATTATAGACGCTTGGGAAATCTGGCGCGCCCTGGGGGACGATTTCAGAATCTGCTGTTCCGCGGATAGTAGTCGCGGAGTACCGTTACGGCGCGATGTAACGGTGCACGGGCAGGATGACGGGCTGTCCCAATTCGAACCCGCATTTCCGCATCGTAAGACTGAACAAAGGCGCAAATGCGTCGTAGGCTTCATGGGATTCCCAAATGCTGACAGTAAAGAATGAATCGCCCTCTCCGATCCCTGCGTGAAACAGCAGCCCTGGCGGCACCGCCACCGGCGGGTTCCCGCTCCCGCTCCAACTGGCCTTGTATTGCTCGGCCGTCATCGCGGGTGGCCTGTAAACGACAGCAATCGCCATGAGAACTCCTGCTTGTACCCAGACTGCCAGGAAGGCAAGACGTGTGGAAAACTGGCGCGCCCTGAGAGATTCGAACTCCCGACCTTCTGGTTCGTAGCCAGACGCTCTATCCAACTGAGCTAAGGGCGCGCAGGGGTCAACTGAACACGATTATAGCAGCGAGCGGAAAACTCACTCCAGAGCCTTGCGCAGCGCGGCGCGAGCCAGGAGGCGCGTGGAGTCGAGGGTGGGCAGCGGCGAGTCGGCATCGGAGATGATGAGCGGAATCTCGGTGCAGCCCAGCACGACGGCGTCGCAGCCCTGTTGCTTCAGTCCGCCGATCACGTCCACCAAGTAACCGCGAGACTCGGGCAGAAAGCGGCCGTTCACCAGTTCGTCGAAGATGATGGCGTTGATGCGAGCGCGCTGCTCCGGTCCGGGGATGCTGTGCGCGAGGCTGCGTGGCGCGAGTTTCTCCGGATAGACCGGGCCTTCCATCAGGTAGCGGGTGCCGAGCACGCCCAGATGGCGGAAGCCGCGCCGGACGGCTTCCTCGGCGACGACCTCGGCGATGTGCAGCCAGGGGACGGGTGAGTTCGCGGTGGCGCGTGCAAAGACCTGGTGGATGGTGTTGTCCGGGCAGATACAGAATTCGGCGCCGATAGACGCCAGCTTGCGCGCGGATTCGGCCATCAGGTCTCCGACAGAGTCCCAGTCATCGCGGTAGAGATATTCCATATAGCGGCCGAGGGGAAAAGTATGCAGGCTGACCTCGGGATGCTGATGCGGGCCCATGAGCGCCGGGGCCTCGGTGCAGAGGGTGCGATAACACAGCGCGGCGCCCTCGGCGCTGCAGGCCACGATTCCGATATGCTTGGGCATGGGCGTAGCTAGAGATGCGCGCCATTCGCGCGCCGATGCAGATTGACCATATCAAATCAAAGCGACCTGTTCCTGCAGGTCGAAGCCGGCGCGGCGGAGCAGAGAAGAGATCTCGGCGGCGCTGAGGCGCGAGGCGTCGTACTCCACCCGGATGGTGCGCGAGGTCGCGTCCAACTCGATGCGGCGCACACCGTAGACCTCCCGCACTGTGGAAAGTGCGCGCAGATCATTCTCCGTGGGAGGCAAACCGTAGCGATAGACGACTTCGACAGCAGTCATGGCGGCGCTGACGCGGCCAGGTTAGCGTCCGAATTCCGCGTCCACAATCTAATATAGAGCAAGCCGTTCACGCGGGCGAAGCCAAACGACGCGGAGGACTGCTGTCGACTCGCGGGCCAAGGCGCTTAGCCCAGAAAGGATCGCGACTCATGGCGGAACACGACGGGAAGGACCACGCGGCGCATGGGGGATCGGCGTTCCCAATCCTTGCGCCCAAGCACGCGGCCGGCGGAGGCGAGATCGACCCGGTATGCGGCATGACGGTAGACCCGGCGAAGCCTGCCGGGACGGCGGAGCACGACGGCAAGACCTATTATTTTTGCAGTACGCACTGCGTGGCCAAGTTTCAGGCGGATCCTCAGAAATATCTCTCGCGGCCCACAACCGCTGCCATGCCGGCAGGGCAGATGGTCTCAATCGCGCCCGCCAAACCCACGCCGGCCGCGGGCAGGGAAGAGATGTACACGTGCCCGATGCATCCCGAGGTGCGAGAGAAAGCGGGAACGCCGTGCCCGCTCTGTGGCATGGCGCTGGAGCCGCTGGCGCCGCCGGGACCCCGGGTGGAATACACCTGCCCGATGCATCCGGAGGTCGTTCGCTCAGAGCCGGGCGCATGTCCCATTTGTGGCATGGCGCTCGAGCCCAAGACGATCACCGCGGCGGAGGAGAAGAATCCCGAACTGGAGGACATGTCCCGCCGCTTCTGGACGGGCGTGGCGCTGGGCGCACCGTTGCTGCTGCTGACGATGGCGGACATGCTGCTGCCCGGGCAACCGGTATCGCAGGCCATCTCGGGACGGCTTCTGGTGTGGTTGCAGTTCCTGCTGGCGACGCCGGTGGTGCTGTGGTGCGGATGGCCGCTGCTGGAGCGCGGCTGGCAGTCGCTCGTGCACCGCCACCTCAACATGTTCACGCTCATCTCCATGGGCGTAGTTGCGGCCTACGGTTACAGCGTGCTGGCGACGCTGGCGCCGGGAATGATTCCGGAGTCGTTCCTACATCATGGACAGCCGGCCGTGTATTTCGAGGCGGCAGCGGCCATCACCGTACTGGTGTTGCTGGGGCAGGTGCTCGAGCTGAAGGCGCGCAGCCAGACCTCGAGCGCCATCCGCGCGCTGCTCGACCTTTCTCCCAAGACGGCGCGGCGCCTCCGTCCCGATGGCAGTGAAGAAGATGTCTCGCTGGATCGCATCCATCCGGGAGACCGGTTGCGAGTGCGGCCAGGGGAGAAAGTCCCTGTGGATGGGGTAGCGCTGGAGGGCGCGAGCAGTGTGGACGAGTCCATGATCACGGGGGAATCGCTGCCAGTGGAAAAAAATCCGGGCGACCGCCTCACGGGAGCGACGGTGAACGGCACGGGCGGCCTGGTGATGCGGGCGGAACGAGTGGGCGCGGAAACGCTGCTGGCGCAGATCGTGCGCATGGTGGCGGAGGCGCAACGCAGCCGCGCGCCCATCCAGCGCCTGGCGGACGTGGTTTCCGGCTACTTCGTGCCGGCCGTGGTGACGGTTGCGGTTGCCACTTTCGTTGTGTGGTCGCTGTATGGACCGGAGCCGAGGCTGGCCTATGCGCTGGTGAACGCAGTCGCGGTGTTGATCATCGCCTGCCCGTGCGCCCTGGGGCTAGCCACGCCCATGGCCATCATGGTGGGCACGGGACGGGGAGCGCGCGCCGGCGTGCTTATCAAGAACGCGGAAGCGCTGGAGATTCTGGAGAAGGTAAACACGCTGGTGGTGGACAAGACGGGCACGCTGACCGAAGGCAAGCCGAAACTGATGTCGGTGATGGCGCTACCGGGTTTCCACGAGAGCGAGGTACTGGGGCTGGCGGCGAGCCTGGAGCGGGCCAGTGAGCATCCCCTGGCGGCGGCGCTGGTGGCGGGCGCCGGAGAGCGGAAGGTGAATCTGGGTGAGGCGCGCGAGTTCCGGTCCCTGACCGGCAAGGGAGTGGTGGGCAAGGTGAGCGGTAGGGAAGTGGCGGTAGGGAACGCGAAGCTGTTCGCCGAGCTTGGCGTTGAAGCGGCCACACTGGGCGAGCGCGCCGAGGCGGCCCGCGGTGAAGGCCAGACGGTGATGCTGGTAGGCATCGATCGGAAGCCGGCAGGGCTGGTGGCTGTCGCCGATCCAGTGAAGGCGTCAGCCAAGGCAGCGGTTGAGGCTCTGCAACACAAGGGAGTCCACGTCGTGATGCTCACCGGCGACAGCCACACCACCGCGGAGGCGGTGGCGCGGCAGCTCGGCATCACGGAATTCGAGGCCGAGGTCTTGCCGCAGATGAAATCCGAGGTGGTGAAGAGGCTGCAAAAGGAGGGACGCGTGATCGCCATGGCGGGCGACGGCATCAACGACGCCCCGGCCCTGGCGCAGGCGCAGGTGGGAATCGCCATGGGCACCGGCACGGACGTGGCCATGGAGAGCGCCGGAATCACCCTGCTGCGCGGCGACCTGGGTGGCATCGTGCGGGCGCGACGGCTGAGCCGAGCGACCATGCGCAACATCCGCCAGAACCTGTTCTTCGCGTTCATCTACAACGCGCTAGGCGTGCCCTTCGCCGCGGGCGTGCTGTATCCATTCCTGGGCACGGCAGGATTGCTGAGCCCCATCTTCGCCGCTGCGGCGATGAGCTTCAGCTCGGTCTCGGTTATCGGGAATTCGTTGCGCCTGCGGAGGCTGGAGCTGTAGGCAACTCGGCGGTGCGCGTTTCCGCAGAGGAGAGCTTCTCCAGGTAGCTCACGACTTCCGGACTGGTCCAGACAACTGGGCCGATAAACTTGCGCCGCACCACTCCCCGTTCGTCGATGATGAAAGTCTCGGGGAAGCCGGTGGGACGGTAAAGCCGGGCGCTGCTCTGCTCCGGGTCGCGGACGGTCAGGAAGTCAATGTTGTAATCGCGCAGGAACTTCTTGTACACGTCCTCATCCACATCCACGCTGACCGCCACCACCACGACACGGTCCTTGAGGCGGCGTTGCATGGCCGCCAGGGATGGCATCTCGTCCACGCAGGGCGGGCACCAGGTGGCCCAGAAGTTCAGCACCACGATCTTGCCGCGGTACTGGCTGAGCGACACGGCCGTGGTGCCATCGTTCAGCGTGAAATCAGGCGCGGTCTCGCCGATGAAAGCCGGGCGCGGTCCCTTCATGCAAGCCGCCGAAAACAGCAGCAGGGCCACCGCGGCCATCGGCAAGACGAACCGGCCCAGAGTCAGGGGCCAGGACGGGTTGGGGAAAGCGCGCATCGCTCAGTCCGTATAATAAATGTTTCTACCTGTCATGGCGGCAGAATCCGAAAGCGGCGGAAGCGCGCCACCGGAAGTCTCGGTCATCGTCCCGGCGCGCAATGAAGAGGCCTGTCTCGGCAGGTGTCTGGAGTCGCTGGTCAGCCAGGAGGGCGTGACTCTTGAGGTTTTGGTGGTGGACGATGGCTCGACGGACCGTACGCGCGAAATCGCGCAGGGGGTTCACGGGGTCTTCGTGCTGGGAGCCGATCCCTTGCCTCCCGGCTGGAGCGGCAAGTCCAACGCTTTGATCACCGGCACCAGGCATGCCCGTGGTGGGTGGCTGCTGTTCACCGATGCCGACACGGTGCATCTGCCGGGTTCGCTGCGCCGGAGCTTGCAGGAGGCGAAGGAGCATGGGGCGGCGTTGCTTTCCTATTCGCCGGCGCAAGAAGTTCACGGATTCTGGGAGCGGGCCCTGATGCCGGTGATCTTCGCGGAACTGGCGGTGACCTACCGGCCCAAGGAAGTCAGCGACCCGAAATCGAAGGCGGCAGCGGCGAACGGTCAGTATCTGCTGATCTCGCGGGAGGCCTACGAAGCGGTAGGCGGACATGCGGCGGTCGCCGGCACGCTGCTGGAAGACGTGGCGCTGGCGCGCGCGGTCAAGCGGGCGGGCTTCCGGCTGCGCTTCCGCTTCGGCGGCGACGCGGTGCAGACGCGCATGTACCGTACAGCTGGTGCGATGTGGGACGGCTGGACCAAGAACCTGGCGGCGTTGTTTCCGAACCCGCTGTTACTGGCAACGGCGCGCGCCCTTGAGTTCGTCGTGCTGCTGGGCGGTCTGCTGGCGATTATTGCGCTGGCCCCGCGCTTCAAAGAGGTCGGAATCCTGCTGGCCGCCATGGCAGCTACCTGGCTGAATTTCTCGCTGCGGATCCGCAGGGCACACTTTTCCTGGGATGCGAACCTGTCGGCGGTGGCGGGGCTGCCACTTTTTGCGCTACTTCTCGTCAACTCATTCATCCATTACAAGCTACGCCGCAGTGTAACCTGGAAGGGCCGCAGCTACTCCATTCTCGAGGAAGAAGCTGGTTCTCGGAAGGAAGCCGCACACGAACGACATGGTCTATCTGACGCGTAAGGCCGAATTCGCAGCCGCCCACTTCTATCACAACCCCCAGCTCAGCCCGGAGGAGAACCAGCGTCTGTTCGGCAAGTGCAACAACCCGAACGGCCATGGTCACAACTACACGCTCGAAGTTACGGTGAAGGGCGAAGTGAGCCCGCGAACCGGGTTCGTGCTCGACCTCAAGGAACTGAAGGAGATCCTGAACCGCGAGGTGTTGGAGGTGCTGGATCACCGGCACCTGAACAAGGAAGTGGCGGAATTTCGCGACCGGATCCCGACCACGGAAAACCTGGCGATCTACATATGGCAGCGCCTGGAACCGAGGCT of the Terriglobales bacterium genome contains:
- a CDS encoding amino acid racemase, with protein sequence MPKHIGIVACSAEGAALCYRTLCTEAPALMGPHQHPEVSLHTFPLGRYMEYLYRDDWDSVGDLMAESARKLASIGAEFCICPDNTIHQVFARATANSPVPWLHIAEVVAEEAVRRGFRHLGVLGTRYLMEGPVYPEKLAPRSLAHSIPGPEQRARINAIIFDELVNGRFLPESRGYLVDVIGGLKQQGCDAVVLGCTEIPLIISDADSPLPTLDSTRLLARAALRKALE
- a CDS encoding heavy metal translocating P-type ATPase; the encoded protein is MAEHDGKDHAAHGGSAFPILAPKHAAGGGEIDPVCGMTVDPAKPAGTAEHDGKTYYFCSTHCVAKFQADPQKYLSRPTTAAMPAGQMVSIAPAKPTPAAGREEMYTCPMHPEVREKAGTPCPLCGMALEPLAPPGPRVEYTCPMHPEVVRSEPGACPICGMALEPKTITAAEEKNPELEDMSRRFWTGVALGAPLLLLTMADMLLPGQPVSQAISGRLLVWLQFLLATPVVLWCGWPLLERGWQSLVHRHLNMFTLISMGVVAAYGYSVLATLAPGMIPESFLHHGQPAVYFEAAAAITVLVLLGQVLELKARSQTSSAIRALLDLSPKTARRLRPDGSEEDVSLDRIHPGDRLRVRPGEKVPVDGVALEGASSVDESMITGESLPVEKNPGDRLTGATVNGTGGLVMRAERVGAETLLAQIVRMVAEAQRSRAPIQRLADVVSGYFVPAVVTVAVATFVVWSLYGPEPRLAYALVNAVAVLIIACPCALGLATPMAIMVGTGRGARAGVLIKNAEALEILEKVNTLVVDKTGTLTEGKPKLMSVMALPGFHESEVLGLAASLERASEHPLAAALVAGAGERKVNLGEAREFRSLTGKGVVGKVSGREVAVGNAKLFAELGVEAATLGERAEAARGEGQTVMLVGIDRKPAGLVAVADPVKASAKAAVEALQHKGVHVVMLTGDSHTTAEAVARQLGITEFEAEVLPQMKSEVVKRLQKEGRVIAMAGDGINDAPALAQAQVGIAMGTGTDVAMESAGITLLRGDLGGIVRARRLSRATMRNIRQNLFFAFIYNALGVPFAAGVLYPFLGTAGLLSPIFAAAAMSFSSVSVIGNSLRLRRLEL
- a CDS encoding TlpA disulfide reductase family protein; protein product: MRAFPNPSWPLTLGRFVLPMAAVALLLFSAACMKGPRPAFIGETAPDFTLNDGTTAVSLSQYRGKIVVLNFWATWCPPCVDEMPSLAAMQRRLKDRVVVVAVSVDVDEDVYKKFLRDYNIDFLTVRDPEQSSARLYRPTGFPETFIIDERGVVRRKFIGPVVWTSPEVVSYLEKLSSAETRTAELPTAPASAGATNSR
- a CDS encoding glycosyltransferase family 2 protein, whose protein sequence is MAAESESGGSAPPEVSVIVPARNEEACLGRCLESLVSQEGVTLEVLVVDDGSTDRTREIAQGVHGVFVLGADPLPPGWSGKSNALITGTRHARGGWLLFTDADTVHLPGSLRRSLQEAKEHGAALLSYSPAQEVHGFWERALMPVIFAELAVTYRPKEVSDPKSKAAAANGQYLLISREAYEAVGGHAAVAGTLLEDVALARAVKRAGFRLRFRFGGDAVQTRMYRTAGAMWDGWTKNLAALFPNPLLLATARALEFVVLLGGLLAIIALAPRFKEVGILLAAMAATWLNFSLRIRRAHFSWDANLSAVAGLPLFALLLVNSFIHYKLRRSVTWKGRSYSILEEEAGSRKEAAHERHGLSDA
- a CDS encoding 6-carboxytetrahydropterin synthase; translated protein: MVYLTRKAEFAAAHFYHNPQLSPEENQRLFGKCNNPNGHGHNYTLEVTVKGEVSPRTGFVLDLKELKEILNREVLEVLDHRHLNKEVAEFRDRIPTTENLAIYIWQRLEPRLRAARLHRVRVYESPDLFADYYGEA